ATGGCGCGGGCGAACTGGTCGGCCAGCGTTTGATAGGCTGGCCGGCGGATGAGCGCAGGGTCGGGTTGCCATGATGTCATGACTTAATAGAGATCGAAATCAGTGCAATTGACAATCGAAATAATGCGCCGTCATGGTGATGCCGACAAAAAGCGGACGCCGATGACATCGAAACTCGACGCGGTCGACCTCAGGATACTCGACGCCATCCAGCGCGACGGGCGCATCACCAAGCTGGCGCTGGCCGAACAGGTCGGGCTGTCGCCGACGCCGTGCTGGATGCGGCTGCGCAAGCTGGAGAAGGCAGGCATCGTCTCGGGCTACCACGCCAGGATCGCCATGCGCGTGGTGGCGCCGGTCGCCACCGTGTTGATGGAGGTGACGCTGGCCAGCCATCGCCAGGCCGATTTCGACCGCTTCGAACGCGTCATCCGCGACATCCCCGAAATCGTCGCCTGCTGGTCGGTGGGCGGCGGCGTCGACTATGTGGTCAAGGTGATGACGCGCGACATCGACGCCTATCAGCGGCTGGTCGACGACCTGCTGGAGCGCGAGATCGGCATCGACCGCTACTTCACCTACATCGTCACCAAGACGGTGAAGGACGAAATCGTGCTGCCGATAGCCGACCTGCTGCCGGCGTCGGCATAAGCCCGGAGAGAATGTCTGTCGGGACGGCACAATAGAGAGAGTCTCTCTCCTTCAGGGCGTCGAAACAGTCTCTCTGTCTGCATGTGACGGATAGTCTTCCCGCATCGTCCGAACCGGGAGGCCTCGACCATGTCCGCGCATTTTGCCCGCTCGCATCGCCATGAGGCGCTCGACCGCCTCTCCGACCGCCGGCTGCTGCGCGAGCTTGCCTATGTCGATGGGCATTGGACCGCGAGCGAAGCGGCCGAAAGCTTTGAAGTCACCGATCCGGCCACAGGCGCGACGGTCGCGTTTGTCGCCGCGCTCGATGCGCAGCAAACGACAAGGGCAATCGGTGCCGCCGCGCGTGCCTTCCCGGCTTGGCGGTCACTGCTGCCGCAGGAGCGGTCGAGAATTCTGCGAAAATGGTTCGAGCTGATCATCGCGGCG
This region of Mesorhizobium sp. C432A genomic DNA includes:
- a CDS encoding Lrp/AsnC family transcriptional regulator, with protein sequence MTSKLDAVDLRILDAIQRDGRITKLALAEQVGLSPTPCWMRLRKLEKAGIVSGYHARIAMRVVAPVATVLMEVTLASHRQADFDRFERVIRDIPEIVACWSVGGGVDYVVKVMTRDIDAYQRLVDDLLEREIGIDRYFTYIVTKTVKDEIVLPIADLLPASA